The Neisseria subflava genomic interval CGCTCCTATCAGCCTTAGCCGAATATGGCGCAACCTTACTGACATGTGACGAACAGTTCCTGCCCTGCGGACAATGGCTGCCTTATGCCCAATATCACCGCCAACTCAAAATCCTCAAACTACAGCTGAATATAAGCGAACCTTTAAAAAAGCAATTCTGGCAACATATCGTCCGCCAAAAAATCCTGAACCAAGCATTTGTCGCAGACGAAACAGGCAATGATCTTGCAGCCAAACGGTTACGCACTTTGGCAGTTGAAGTCCGTTCAGGCGATACAGGAAACCGTGAAGCCCAAGCTGCCGCCCTCTACTTCCAAGCCCTCTTTGGAGAAAAATTTACCCGTAATGACAACAATGCCGTCAATGCCGCATTGAACTACACCTACGCCGTACTCCGTGCCGCAGTCGCACGCGCCCTGACCTTATATGGCTGGTTGCCTGCATTAGGCTTGTTTCATAGAAGCGAACTAAATCCATTCAACCTCGCTGATGACTTTATCGAACCCTTACGCCCATTGGCCGACCTGGTCGTTATACATTTGCATGAACAAGGCCGTCTGAAAACTGATCTGACCCCCAACATCAAACAAAACCTTATCAAGACCCTTCACTGTCAAATCTGCATCGAACGGCAACATTTCAGCACCTTGGCTGCCATCGACAAAATGATTTCTTCATTTCAAGCCAGCGTAACCGACAAAAACGCCAAACAGCTGAAACTACCTGAAATCTTGCCATTGAAAGAATACCAATATGAGTGAGGCCAAATTTATGAGGATTATCGTCTTCTTCGACCTACCAGTCACCACAGCGGCCAAGCGCAAAGCCGCCAATCAATTCCGCCAGTTTCTATTAAAAGATGGATACCAAATGCTCCAACTTTCCATATACAGCCGTATTGTCAAAGGTCGAGATTCGTTGCAAAAACACCACAACAGGCTATGTGCAAACCTACCGCAAGAAGGGTCAATCCGCTGTTTGGAAGTAACAGAAAAGCAATATGCCACCATGAAACTACTATTGGGAGAGCTGAAAACCCAAGAAAAAAGGGTAAATTCCGACCAACTATTATTATTTTAAGCCCTATTTTTCAGACCAAATAAAACGGGAAACCCTTATAGAATAAGAGTTTCCCGTTTAGGTATTGTAGCACTGCGAAATGAGAAAGGGAGCTACAACCTTTCTGTTTTGCTTTGTCGTCATGTCTATATTGTAGCACTGCGAAATGAGAAAGGGAGCTACAACGTATAAGGACTCATACGGCTCTCAATGAAGATTGTAGCACTGCGAAATGAGAAAGGGAGCTACAACCCTAAGCTGGTATTAACGATATACCAATAAATTGTAGCACTGCGAAATGAGAAAGGGAGCTACAACGCCATTTGACACCATCCTGAATAACTGAAAATTGTAGCACTGCGAAATGAGAAAGGGAGCTACAACTTTCGACAATTGATCCGTCCTGTGAAAAAAATTGTAGCACTGCGAAATGAGAAAGGGAGCTACAACAGCAGTGTTTGTATAGGACTGAATATCAAGATTGTAGCACTGCGAAATGAGAAAGGGAGCTACAACCATCACAGCCGCCTGCCCCATGCCGAGGAGATTGTAGCACTGCGAAATGAGAAAGGGAGCTACAACAGAACCATAGATGCGCGGACGATGTATTCAATTGTAGCACTGCGAAATGAGAAAGGGAGCTACAACAGCCCCCGATTCGGGGGTTTTCGCTTTTTTATTGTAGCACTGCGAAATGAGAAAGGGAGCTACAACCCGGCTCGTAATCCAGCGATACCAAGCCGAATTGTAGCACTGCGAAATGAGAAAGGGAGCTACAACGAAAAATTTTTAGAAATGGAAACTGATAAAATTGTAGCACTGCGAAATGAGAAAGGGAGCTACAACGTGAGACTGAAACACGTTTGTGTGATGTTAATTGTAGCACTGCGAAATGAGAAAGGGAGCTACAACTGTTGGTATGTAGAGCAATTAACAGTGAAAATTGTAGCACTGCGAAATGAGAAAGGGAGCTACAACTGCGCGGCAGCGTTCAGCGTCTGAATAGCGATTGTAGCACTGCGAAATGAGAAAGGGAGCTACAACACTTCTGGCCGTCCAAGCTGGTAGATGGTAATTGTAGCACTGCGAAATGAGAAAGGGAGCTACAACCCATCCGATAAAGACATCATCCTGAAGCCGATTGTAGCACTGCGAAATGAGAAAGGGAGCTACAACTGCGCGCGCGGCTTTGACTTGTGCCAGCGTATTGTAGCACTGCGAAATGAGAAAGGGAGCTACAACACCGCATGGGCTCGGTGCCGTTGTTTTCCGATTGTAGCACTGCGAAATGAGAAAGGGAGCTACAACTGGATTTGATGGACGAGTACGGAATGGTTCATTGTAGCACTGCGAAATGAGAAAGGGAGCTACAATATCCGCGTCGGATTTGCCGATAAAAACGAAATTGTAGCACTGCGAAATGAGAAAGGGTCTATCCAAATAAAAAAGCACCACCTAAACAGGTAGTGCTTTCATATTAATTTGCTTATTCAGCAGAATCAGCTGCTTTATCAACCAATTCAACCAATGCCAAAGGAGCATTGTCGCCTTTACGGAAACCGTATTTCAGTACACGAACGTAGCCGCCGTTACGAGCAGCAAAGCGTGGACCCAATTCGTCAAACAATTTAACTACAACATCACGATCGCGAGTGCGGTCAAAAGCCAAACGACGGTTTGCCAAAGAAGGTTTTTTACCCAAGGTAATCAAGGGCTCAACTACGCGGCGCAATTCTTTTGCTTTAGGCAAAGTTGTCACGATGGTTTCGTGAGTCAACAAGGAATTCGCCATATTGCGCAGCATCGCAGCACGGTGGCTGCTAGTACGGTTTAATTTGCGGTTGCCATTACGATGACGCATGTCATTATCCTTTAATCTTCAAACTTACGGCTTTTCTAAGCCTACAGGCGGCCAAGCTTCTAATTTGGAACCTAATGTCAGACCTTTAGAGGCCAACACTTCTTTGATCTCATTCAAAGATTTACGACCCAAATTAGGGGTCTTGAGAAGCTCAGTTTCAGTACGTTGAATCAAATCGCCAATATAGTAAATATCTTCAGCTTTCAGACAATTAGCTGAACGTACGGTTAATTCCAAATCATCTACAGGACGCAGCAAGATAGGATCGATAGGAGGCGCTTTTTCTTCAACCTCTTCAACCGGAGTACCTTGCAGATCTGCAAAAATAGACATTTGGTCAATTAAGATACGTGCGGCACTACGTACAGCTTCTTCTGGATCAATAGAACCATTGGTTTCAATATCCAAAACCAATTTATCCAAATCCGTGCGTTGCTCTACGCGTGCAGGTTCAACTTCAAAGCTAACACGACTGATGGGCGAAAAGCTCGCATCCAACTGAATCGCACCAATCTGTTTATTCTCATCACGCAATACGCGACGGCCTGAAACAGATTGATAACCACGACCTTGCTCTACTTTAATTTCCATGTCGATTTGACCATTGTCGGACAAGTGGCAAATAACATGTTCAGGATTGATGATTTCCACATCGTGTGGCAAATCAATATCACCGGCTACAACAGCACCGGCACCTGTTTTTTTCAAAGTTAACTGAATTTGGTTACGACCGTGAAGCTTGAATACGATACCTTTAATGTTCAAGAGAACGTCAACAACATCCTCTTGAACACCATCAATAGTAGAGTATTCGTGCAACACCCCAGAAATAACTACTTCAGTTGGGGCAAAGCCATTCATGGATGACAGTAAGATACGACGCAAAGCATTACCTAAAGTATGACCAAAACCACGTTCAAATGGCTGCATAGACACCTTGGCCCGTGTGGAAGACAAAGTATCTACATCGATTTGACGAGGTTTCAAAAATTCGGTTGTGCTATTTTGCATTTAACTGTCCCTCATTGAGCTAGCATTATTTAGAGTAGAACTCTACCACCAGCTGTTCATTAATATCGCCAGACAATTCTGAGCGATCCGGCATATTTTTGAATACGCCTTCCAATTTGTCGGCATCAACAGATACCCAGCTTGGCAAGCCAATTTGAGTAGCCAGGCTCAATGCTTCTTGGATACGTACTTGTTTCTTAGCTTTTTCACGAACAGCTACAACATCACCTGCTTTAACTTGGAAAGAAGGGATATTAACAACCTGACCGTTTACGACGATAGCTTTGTGAGAAACCAATTGACGTGCTTCGGCGCGAGTAGAGCCAAAACCCATACGGTAAACGACATTGTCCAAACGAGACTCCAGCAATTGCAACAGCAATTCACCGGTAGAGCCTTTACGACGAGCTGCTTCTGCGAAGTAACGACGGAATTGACGCTCTAATACGCCATAAATACGACGGATTTTTTGTTTTTCACGTAATTGCAAACCGTAGTCTGACAAACGTGGTTTTTTCGCACCGTGTTGACCAGGTGCAGAATCCATTTTACATTTGGAATCCAAAGAGCGACGTGCACTCTTCAAAAACAGATCCGTACCTTCGCGACGTGCTAATTTACATTTAGGGCCAATATAACGTGCCATGTTTTAAATCACTCCAATATTAAATACGACGTTTTTTAGGCGGACGGCAACCGTTATGAGGCAACGGGGTAACGTCAGTAATGCTGGTAATCTTGAAACCAAGAGCGTTTAAAGCACGTACAGAAGATTCGCGACCAGGGCCAGGGCCTTTAATGCGGACTTCTAAATTTTTAACGCCATACTCTTGGGCAACTTTACCAGCTGCTTCTGCTGCAACTTGTGCTGCAAATGGTGTACTTTTACGAGAACCTTTAAAACCAGCGCCGCCAGAGGTAGCCCAAGACAATGCATTGCCTTGACGGTCAGTGATTGTAATGATGGTATTGTTGAAAGATGCATGAACGTGCACAATACCTTCGCTTACGGTTTTACGTACTTTTTTACGTACACGCGAAGCTGTGTTTGCTTTAGCCATTAATCAAATTCCTTAAAATTTATTTCTTACCGGCAATCGCTTTGCGCGGACCTTTACGGGTACGAGCATTTGTGCGAGTGCGTTGACCACGACAAGGCAAGCCACGACGATGACGGAAGCCGCGATAGCAACCCATATCCATTAGTCGTTTAATGCTCATCGTTACTTCACGACGCAAATCACCTTCAACTTCATATTTAGCAACTTGCTCACGCAAAGCGTCTAATTGAGCCTCGTCCAAATCTTTTGCTTTAGTAGTAGGAGCAATATTTGCTGCCTCACAAATCAATTTAGCACGAGTCGCACCAATACCATAAATAGCCTGAAGGCCAATTACGATATGGGCATTATTAGGGATATTTACCCCTGCAATACGAGCCATATTTTTTCCTTTTTAGGGCAAAGTATGTCACTATACCACAAAATCAATAGTTAAGAAAACTAGCTTCTTAACCTTGACGTTGTTTGTGACGTGGGTCAGTACAAATTACGCGAACTACACGATTACGACGAATAATCTTGCAATTGCGACAAATTTTCTTTACAGAAGGTTGTACACGCATTTTATTTCCTTTTATCGTTTATCTTGCTCGGAAAACAATCCGAGCACGGGTTAAATCATAAGGAGTTAATTCAACTGTTACCTTATCACCTGGAGAAATACGAATATAGTGCATCCGCATTTTGCCAGATATATGACCAAGTACTACATGATCATTTTCCAGTTTTACTTTAAATGTTGCATTGGGCAAAGTCTCAAGGATTTCGCCCTGCATCTGTATGGTATCTTCTTTAGCCATAAGCCTACTTACGTGACAAAGATTTCATATCTGGACGACTTATCAAGTCTTCATACTGACTACTCATTCTATATGAATTGATTTGTGTCCTAAAATCAATTGTAACGACAACCAAAATAAGCAGAGATGTTCCACCTAAATAGAAAGGAACTTTCAATGCCGTCGTTAAAAATTCAGGTATCAGACAGATTGTAGTGATATACAAAGCACCAAATAATGTCAGTCTCAGTACAACTTTTTCCAAATATCTAGAGGTTTGCTCACCTGGGCGAATACCCGGTACAAATGCACCACTCTTCTTCAAATTTTCAGCCATCTCTTTAGGGCTAAATACTAAAGCAGTATAGAAATAGCAGAAGAAGATGATAGTTGTGGCAAATAATACAATATACAAAGGCTGTCCGTGTTGCAGCATTGCAGCAACCTTATGAAGAACAGAATTCGTACTATTTGAACCAAACCACCCTAAAAGTGTAGATGGAAATAAAATGATACTGGAAGCGAAAATAGGAGGAATAACACCTGCCATATTTAGCTTGAACGGCATATGAATGCTTTGTCCCGGCATCATTCCAGAGCCAAACTGTCTTTTAGCATAATGCACAGGAACTTTACGCTGAGCACTCTCAAAATAAACTACAGCATAGATCAACAGCAAAATACCAATCACAATTGATACCGCCATCAACATACTCATAGAGCCTTGTTCAGTCAAAGTTAACATCCGAACAATACCGGATGGAATACCCGATACAATGCCTGCTGTAATAATTAAAGAAATACCATTACCAATACCACGCTCGGTAATTTGCTCCCCTAACCACATCAGAAACATAGTACCTGTAACCAAACAGACTACTGTAGAAATATGAAACTCAAGCGAACTCGTTACAACAACACCTTGCAGATAAACAAATGTTGCAACACCAAAGCTTTGCAATACAGCCAATAATACCGTCCCATACCTAGTATATTTCGTAATTATTTTCCTACCAGCCTCACCTTCCTTCTTTAAAGCTTTTAAAGAAGGAACAATTTCAGAAGCAAGCTGAACAATAATCGATGCCGAAATATAAGGCATGATACCAATTGCAAATATACTAAAGCGCTCCAACGAACCACCCGAGAACATATTTAACATTCCGAATATGCCGTTTGCAGCGCCTTCGTATAACTTAGCTAATGCAACAGCATCTACGCCCGGTACCGGTATATGAGCACCAATACGGAAAACGACTAAAGCACCTAAAAGGAATGCCAGACGTTTTTTCAGATCACCAAATTTGGATAATCCCGATAAAGATTGTTGATTAGCCACTGTAGTGCAAGCCTTATTCTTCTACTTTACCACCGGCAGCCTCAATAGCAGCTTTAGCACCTTTAGTAGCTTTTACACCTTTCAAGGTAACTGCTTTTGAGATTTCACCAGAAGCAATAACTTTTACACTAGAAGCAGTTACAGGAATCAGACCAGCTTGTTTAAGAACCAAGACATCAATCTCGTTCACAGCAATCAGATTTAATTCACTCAAACGAACTTCAGCATTAGCGGCAGCAGTCAAAGATTTGAAACCACGTTTCGGCAGACGGCGTTGCAAAGGCATTTGACCGCCTTCAAAACCTACCTTGTGGAAGCCACCAGAACGGCTTTTTTGACCTTTATGACCACGACCACCTGTTTTACCCAAGCCACTACCAATACCACGGCCTACACGACGACTAGCGTGAGTAGCACCCTCAGCAGGTTGAATAGTATTCAAAAACATATTAAGACTCCACTTTCAACAAGTAGCTGATTTTATTGATCATGCCACGGTTTTCAGGGGTATCCAAAACCTCTACAGTATGTTCACGGCGGCGCAAACCTAAACCACGAGCACATGCACGATGAGATTCAATTGTACCGATCAGGCTCTTAACCAATGTAACTTTAATCTTTTTTTGCTCAGTCATGGTTAGCTCCCAAAATATCTTCTACTGTCAAGCCACGTTTAGCAGCAATATCAGCAGGGGTATACAGTTTAGACAAACCGTCTAATGTAGCGCGTACAATATTGTAAGGATTAGTAGAACCATGTACTTTAGCTGAGATGTTATGGATCCCCATAGCATCAAATACTAAACGCATTGGACCACCAGCTTTTACACCGCTACCTTCTTTAGCAGGTTGCATAAATACTTTAGTAGCACCATGACGACCAATAACCTCATGATGAATAGTACCATTTTTCAAAGGTACCTTAATCATAGAGCGTCGAGCTTGATCCATTGCTTTTTGAACAGCAACCGGTACTTCTTTTGATTTACCTTTGCCCATACCAATGCGACCATCACCATCACCAACAACAGTCAGTGCTGAGAAAGCCATGATACGGCCACCTTTAACTACTTTAGTTACGCGATTAACAGCGACCATCTTTTCAATCAGGCCGTCACCGCGTTCTTCAATTTCATGTTTTGCCATCTGAAAGTCTCCAAATATTAGAAGCTTAAACCATTTTCACGTGCAGCTTCAGCCAAAGCTTTCACACGACCGTGATATTGGAAACCTGAACGGTCAAAAGCAACTTTTTCAACACCCACTGCTTTAGCTTTTTCAGCAATACGCTTACCAACTACAGCTGCTGCTTCAACGTTGCTACCTGATTTCAGGCTACTACGTACTTCAGCTTCCAATGTAGAGGCTTGAGCCAATACTTTATCACCTTCAGCACTAATTACTTGAGCATAAATATGATTATTGCTGCGGAACACACATAATCTTACCATTTTCAAGTCCGCAATACGCGCACGGGTTTTGCGTGCACGACGGAGTCGGGTTGTATGTTTATCCATTAGTGAACCTCAATTATTTTTTCTTGGCTTCTTTCATCACTACTACTTCACCTACATAACGAACACCTTTACCTTTATAAGGCTCAGGAGAACGGAATGCACGAATTTCAGCAGCGACTTGGCCAACCACTTGTTTATCTGCACCAGTCAAAACGATTTCTGTTTGGCTAGGAGTTTGAACAGAAACACCTTCAGGCATTTCGTATACGATTGGATGAGAGAAACCCAAAGACAAGTTCAAAACTTTACCTTGAGCTTGGGCACGATAACCCACACCAATCAATTGAAGTTTTTTCTCAAAACCTTCAGAGACACCCTTAACCATGTTATTAACCAATGCACGAGCAGTACCAGACATAGCATTAGCCTGTTTACTGTCATTTTTTGCAGCAAAAGTCAATTTACCATCGTTCAGTTCAATAGCAACATCGGAATGCAAAGGAAAAGACAATTCACCGTTTTTACCTTTGATAACCAATGCATCTGTTCCGAATTTTACTTCTACACCAGCAGGAACAGTCACTGGGTTTTTTGCGACGCGTGACATTTACTTTTCTCCACTAGGCTACGATGCACAACAACTCACCACCAACACCCTCAGAGCGGGCTTTGCGATCAGTCATTACACCTTTAGAAGTACTAACAATAGCGACACCCAGGCCATTCATTACGCTAGGGATCTCACTTGATGCTTTGTAAATACGCAAACCTGGACGTGAAACACGTTTAATTTGCTCAATCACGGGACGACCTGCATAGTATTTCAATTGAATTTCCAATACCGGTTTTGCATCAGCAGAAACCGCAAAATCCTCGATATAACCTTCTTCTTTCAAAACTTTTGCAATTGCACATTTCAGTTTAGAGGAAGGCATGGCAACTACTGCTTTATTAGCACGTTGCGCATTGCGAATACGAGTCAACATATCGGAAATAGGATCATGCATACTCATTATTTATACTCCTATTACCAGCTAGCTTTAACAACACCAGGGATCTCGCCACGCATAGCGATTTCACGGATTTTAATACGGCCCAAACCAAATTTACGGAAAGTGCCACGAGGACGACCTGTTAAAGCACAACGACGACGTTGACGTACAGGTGCTGCATTACGAGGAATGGATTGAAATTTCAAACGTGCTTCAAAACGTTCTTCTTCAGTCGCATTAGCATCATTAATAACAGCGAAAATTGCCTCACGTTTAGCTGCAAACTTTTTCGCCAATGCTTGACGTTTCAGCTCACGATTAATAAGTGCTTTCTTAGCCATGATTATCCTTTAAACGGAAACTTGAACAGTGACAACAAAGCTTTCGCTTCTTCATCAGTTTTTGCAGTAGTTGTAATAGTAATATTCAAACCACGCAAAGCATCGATTTTATCGTATTCAATTTCCGGGAAAATAATTTGCTCACGAACGCCCATATTGTAATTGCCACGACCATCAAATGATTTACCGCTTACACCACGGAAGTCACGTACACGAGGCAACGCAATAGTAATCAAACGATCCAAGAATTCAAACATTTGATCACGACGCAATGTTACTTTGCAACCAACTGGATAGTTATCACGGATTTTAAAACCTGCGATAGATTTACGAGCAACAGTAACAACTGGTTTTTGACCAGCAATTTTCTCTAAATCAGAAACAGCGTGTTCCATAACTTTTTTATCAGCAACAGCTTCACCCACACCCATATTCAAGGTGATTTTTTCAATACGTGGAACTTCCATTACTGATTTGTAACCAAATTGTTTAACCAATTCAGGAACAACTGTATCTTTATAAAACTCTCTCAAACGAGCCATGTTATCTCCTTATGCTCCAATGATAGAGCCATTTGATTTGAAGAAACGAACGCGTTTAACTTTGCCTTCATTTTCAATCAGCTTAATACCAACACGGTCTGCTTTATTAGTTTCCGGATTCAGGATTGCAATATTAGAAATATCCAAAGGCATTTCTTTAGTAATAATGCCACCCTCAATACCACGCATTGGATTAGGTTTTTGATGGCGCTTCACAACATTAACCCCCTCAACAACAACTTTATCACCCAACACTCGAACTACTTGACCTTGCTTACCTTTATCTTTACCGGTAATCACTACAACCTGATCGCCTTTAATGATTTTATTCATCGCGCTATTCCTTATAATACTTCAGGCGCCAATGAAACGATTTTCATAAATCGCTCAGTACGCAATTCACGGGTTACCGGACCAAAAATACGGGTACCCAGAGGTTCAAGTTTATTATTCAACAACACAGCAGCATTGTTATCGAATTTAATTAACGCACCATCAGGACGACGTACACCCTTAGCAGTACGAACAACTACCGCATTGTATACATCACCTTTTTTGACACGACCACGTGGGGCTGCATCTTTAACTGCAACTTTAATAATGTCGCCAACAGAAGCGTAGCGACGCTTAGATCCGCCCAATACTTTGATGCACATTACGCGACGCGCACCAGAGTTATCAGCCACATCTAAGATGGTCTGCATTTGAATCATATTAGTACCTTTAAATTAACCAACTTAATTTACCACTTTCATATAACTCGCACCTTACTTTAAGCTGCTTATTAAATGAAACCATCACGGTTCTAGTAAACCAGTCTTGGATCCCGAAGGGAGAGAAACTTCCATAAGAAGCTGGAAGATAAGAAACGAAGTTTACACGCAAATTAACTTTGCTGCAAGACTTCGTTTCTTATTAAGCTACATTACTGTGTTTTAAATCAAACAGTACGGGCTTTCTCAACCAATTCTTTTACAACCCAAGACTTGGTTTTTGACAAAGGACGAGATTCCTCGATTACCACTACATCACCAATGCCATATTGATTGTTTTCATCATGAGCATGGATTTTAGTTGATAAACGAATAATTTTACCGTACAGAGGATGTTTAACTTTACGTTCAACCAATACTGTAACAGTTTTGTCCATTTTGTCGCTTACCACTTTGCCTTGCAAAGTACGAACATTTTTAGCTTCGCTCATTACTTAGCACCTTTTTCAGTTAAAATGGTTTTAATACGAGCAATATCGCGACGTACACGTTTCAACTCGCTAGATTTACCCAACTGACCGGTTGCATTTTGCATGCGTAAGCCAAACTGAGCTTTCAACAAGTCCAACAAATCAGAGTTTAATTGCTCAATGGATTTGTCTTTCAATTCATTTGCTTTCATTATTGACCCACCTGTCTTACTACAAAGGTTGTAGGAATAGGCAATTTGGCAGCGGCCAATTCAAATGCTTCACGAGCCAAAGACTCAGGAACACCGTCCATTTCGTACAATACTTTGCCTGGTTTAACTTCAGCAATGTAATATTCCACATTACCTTTACCGCCACCCATACGAACTTGGATAGGTTTCTCAGTAATTGGTTTATCAGGGAATACACGAATCCAAATACGACCACCACGTTTAATATGGCGAGTCATAGTACGACGAGCAGCTTCGATTTGACGGGCAGTCAAACGACCACGGCCTACGGCTTTCAAACCGAACTCACCGAAACTTACTTTGTTACCGCGAGTAGCAATACCGGTGTTACGACCTTTTTGTTGCTTGCGATATTTCAGTCTAGTTGGCTGCAGCATTACGTCCACCTGCCTTTCTTTGTTTCTTCTCATGCTCAGGTTTAGAAGATTTAATATTACCTTCTGTATAAACCCAAACTTTCAGACCCAGTACACCATAAGTAGTGTGTGCTTCGCTAGTTGCATAATCTACGTTCGCACGCAAAGTATGTAAAGGTACACGACCTTCACGGTACCATTCACTACGAGCGATATCAGCACCATTCAGACGGCCTGAAGTCATGATCTTGATGCCTTTAGCACCAGAACGCATTGCATTTTGCATTGCACGTTTCATAGCACGACGGAATTGAACACGTTTTTCAAGCTGCTGGGCAATACCATCAGCAATGATTTGCGCATCCAATTCAGGACGACGAATCTCTTCAATATTTACATGAACAGGCACACCCATCAGAGCTTGCAAGTCACGTTTCAAAATTTCGATATCCTCGCCTTTTTTACCAATAACCACACCTGGACGAGCAGAGTGAATGGTAATACGTGCAGATTTAGCAGGACGCTCGATTACTACGCGACCAACTGAAGCATTGGCCAGTTTTTTACGCAAGTAATTACGAACATCAATATCTTGTTTCAAAACAGTAGAAAAGTCGGTGCTTTTAGCAAACCATTTTGAAGCCCAGTCTTTAGTTACCGCCAGGCGAAAGCCTGTAGGGTTAATCTTTTGTCCCATAGCTTTTCCTTAGTTGCCCACTGTCACGTTAATATGACAAGTTTGTTTCTCGATGCGGTTACCGCGACCTTTGGCACGAGCTTGGAAACGTTTCAAGCTTGGGCCTTTGTCAACAAAGATAGTTACCACTTTCAGTTCGTCAATGTCAGCACCATTATTGTGCTCGGCATTGGCGATTGCTGATTCCAACACTTTTTTAATCAGCTCAGCACCTTTTTTAGGGCTGAATGCCAAGATATTCAAAGCTTGGGCAACGTCTTTACCACGAATCAAATCAGCTACCAAACGAGCTTTTTGAGCTGAAATACGGGCGTTTTTATGTTGTGCACTTACTCTCATGATTCACCTTATTTCTTTTTAGCCTTTTTATCAGCCAAGTGGCCTTTAAAGGTACGGGTCAATGAGAACTCACCTAATTTATGACCAACCATGTTGTCGCTGATGAACACAGGCACGTGAGTGCGACCGTTGTGAACAGCGATAGTCAGACCGATGAAATCAGGCAAAATGGTAGAACGACGTGA includes:
- the cas1 gene encoding type II CRISPR-associated endonuclease Cas1; the encoded protein is MTWRSLLIQNGGKLSLQRRQLLIQQNGESHTVPLEDIAVIIIENRETLITAPLLSALAEYGATLLTCDEQFLPCGQWLPYAQYHRQLKILKLQLNISEPLKKQFWQHIVRQKILNQAFVADETGNDLAAKRLRTLAVEVRSGDTGNREAQAAALYFQALFGEKFTRNDNNAVNAALNYTYAVLRAAVARALTLYGWLPALGLFHRSELNPFNLADDFIEPLRPLADLVVIHLHEQGRLKTDLTPNIKQNLIKTLHCQICIERQHFSTLAAIDKMISSFQASVTDKNAKQLKLPEILPLKEYQYE
- the cas2 gene encoding CRISPR-associated endonuclease Cas2 encodes the protein MSEAKFMRIIVFFDLPVTTAAKRKAANQFRQFLLKDGYQMLQLSIYSRIVKGRDSLQKHHNRLCANLPQEGSIRCLEVTEKQYATMKLLLGELKTQEKRVNSDQLLLF
- the rplQ gene encoding 50S ribosomal protein L17, with amino-acid sequence MRHRNGNRKLNRTSSHRAAMLRNMANSLLTHETIVTTLPKAKELRRVVEPLITLGKKPSLANRRLAFDRTRDRDVVVKLFDELGPRFAARNGGYVRVLKYGFRKGDNAPLALVELVDKAADSAE
- a CDS encoding DNA-directed RNA polymerase subunit alpha, producing the protein MQNSTTEFLKPRQIDVDTLSSTRAKVSMQPFERGFGHTLGNALRRILLSSMNGFAPTEVVISGVLHEYSTIDGVQEDVVDVLLNIKGIVFKLHGRNQIQLTLKKTGAGAVVAGDIDLPHDVEIINPEHVICHLSDNGQIDMEIKVEQGRGYQSVSGRRVLRDENKQIGAIQLDASFSPISRVSFEVEPARVEQRTDLDKLVLDIETNGSIDPEEAVRSAARILIDQMSIFADLQGTPVEEVEEKAPPIDPILLRPVDDLELTVRSANCLKAEDIYYIGDLIQRTETELLKTPNLGRKSLNEIKEVLASKGLTLGSKLEAWPPVGLEKP
- the rpsD gene encoding 30S ribosomal protein S4 — protein: MARYIGPKCKLARREGTDLFLKSARRSLDSKCKMDSAPGQHGAKKPRLSDYGLQLREKQKIRRIYGVLERQFRRYFAEAARRKGSTGELLLQLLESRLDNVVYRMGFGSTRAEARQLVSHKAIVVNGQVVNIPSFQVKAGDVVAVREKAKKQVRIQEALSLATQIGLPSWVSVDADKLEGVFKNMPDRSELSGDINEQLVVEFYSK
- the rpsK gene encoding 30S ribosomal protein S11 — protein: MAKANTASRVRKKVRKTVSEGIVHVHASFNNTIITITDRQGNALSWATSGGAGFKGSRKSTPFAAQVAAEAAGKVAQEYGVKNLEVRIKGPGPGRESSVRALNALGFKITSITDVTPLPHNGCRPPKKRRI
- the rpsM gene encoding 30S ribosomal protein S13, producing the protein MARIAGVNIPNNAHIVIGLQAIYGIGATRAKLICEAANIAPTTKAKDLDEAQLDALREQVAKYEVEGDLRREVTMSIKRLMDMGCYRGFRHRRGLPCRGQRTRTNARTRKGPRKAIAGKK
- the rpmJ gene encoding 50S ribosomal protein L36; protein product: MRVQPSVKKICRNCKIIRRNRVVRVICTDPRHKQRQG
- the infA gene encoding translation initiation factor IF-1 — protein: MAKEDTIQMQGEILETLPNATFKVKLENDHVVLGHISGKMRMHYIRISPGDKVTVELTPYDLTRARIVFRAR
- the secY gene encoding preprotein translocase subunit SecY, with the protein product MANQQSLSGLSKFGDLKKRLAFLLGALVVFRIGAHIPVPGVDAVALAKLYEGAANGIFGMLNMFSGGSLERFSIFAIGIMPYISASIIVQLASEIVPSLKALKKEGEAGRKIITKYTRYGTVLLAVLQSFGVATFVYLQGVVVTSSLEFHISTVVCLVTGTMFLMWLGEQITERGIGNGISLIITAGIVSGIPSGIVRMLTLTEQGSMSMLMAVSIVIGILLLIYAVVYFESAQRKVPVHYAKRQFGSGMMPGQSIHMPFKLNMAGVIPPIFASSIILFPSTLLGWFGSNSTNSVLHKVAAMLQHGQPLYIVLFATTIIFFCYFYTALVFSPKEMAENLKKSGAFVPGIRPGEQTSRYLEKVVLRLTLFGALYITTICLIPEFLTTALKVPFYLGGTSLLILVVVTIDFRTQINSYRMSSQYEDLISRPDMKSLSRK